The nucleotide sequence GCCCACACCATTCGTATTGATCCCGCTGGTCAAGACCGTTGGGCAGCACAAGTCGCCGTTCATGATCCGGTTGCGCTGCGGATTTGGCAAGTTCGGGTACACACTGACCAGGGCATTCCTCAAACGGTTGGCTTGCCTGCCCTTGTCCCTAGTCCAACGGTCTTACCCAAGGACACGCCGACCTTCCTGCGTACCCCTTCTGATAGCAAGCTTTATCAAACGGTTGAAGCAAGTTTGTCGGCCCTGCTGACCGGTAATCCGGATCTCTCTCGATATACGAGTGCTGATTCAACAATGACACCTATTAGTCCACCGCCTTTTGTTGGTGTTGATGTTATCGGCCTTACGAAACCGATTGTCCTTGGTCAAGACCACATCGTGTTAGTTGAAGTGGAGGGGCGACGTGCAGATGGCGTTGTTATTCGCGCCCAATACCCGCTCGCACTCACCACGCAAGGAAATGAATGGGAGGTCCGAGGCATTTTGCGCGACCTGCCAGACCACTCAGTGCCTGCTAGTGAACCACAAGAAGGAGGGACCTCAGATGATTGAAACATTAACGAAGGTATTGAACGATGTCGATGGACTACTGCGAACCGCAGTGATGGTGGCTGCTATCGGCTGGGTTGCTGCCACATGGCTGCGATCTAGGGCGCTGGTCACCACTATCAGCGCCATCATTATGGCGGCCATCGTGGTATGGGCCACATCAAATGTTTCGCTGCTTCGTGACAAAGTTGGCGAGGATTTTGAAGGTGGTAGTGGCGGGTCAACGAGCCAAGAGAGCTCGGTTAATACCCTCTTGGGTCTCTAAATGGATACGACGGGGTTGGGGAATGAGGCTCAACGCGAACGGTCCGTTGTCTGGGGCCACTCGTACACCGCTGCCTATCGGTATCAGTTAGTTATGGGTAAGGTTGGTGGCTGGGCTATTCCCTATCCGCTGACCATTCCCCAAGCGGTTACTGGGCTCACAACCGTTGTTAGTATGATGATTACGGCCTCATGGTGGTATCCCTTAACGGGGGTAAGCGGGGCAGTAGCTGCCATCATCGCTCCAGTTTTGGGGATGCGGTTCATTGCTCGGATTCGACCTGAGGGGCGAGCTGTGGCTGACTGGGTACAGGGGTCACTACGGGGTTTCACTCGCTATTACAGCCCTGGCATCGTGCTTGATGTCCGTTGTGTACACCAACACCTTTCACCAGCCGTACGAACTTCACAGCCCGTAGCCGCCGTTCATTCACTAGACAAAACCACGGATAGGCCCCCATATCCGTCACATCAGCGAATGCAAGTGCAACCCGCCCGCCGTCGCT is from Stomatohabitans albus and encodes:
- a CDS encoding conjugal transfer protein, whose translation is MERVLTPKSTTSNLIWFLVVFSLLLSVVGLGIAVRPVSIPKPPVYPPEGVSGVAELAVITHLVNAVGTSEHRVPVAHTIRIDPAGQDRWAAQVAVHDPVALRIWQVRVHTDQGIPQTVGLPALVPSPTVLPKDTPTFLRTPSDSKLYQTVEASLSALLTGNPDLSRYTSADSTMTPISPPPFVGVDVIGLTKPIVLGQDHIVLVEVEGRRADGVVIRAQYPLALTTQGNEWEVRGILRDLPDHSVPASEPQEGGTSDD